Proteins encoded in a region of the Leguminivora glycinivorella isolate SPB_JAAS2020 chromosome 23, LegGlyc_1.1, whole genome shotgun sequence genome:
- the LOC125238382 gene encoding uncharacterized protein LOC125238382 — protein MKKQENAGILRLRGGNPPPTPKDYKKGDKPKILGKKVGKRARKTLDTGEGAEKMAESLADALAGSDESAQSDCTLVSVRSRSRSRSRSNSVSSADSGTRRLWARNRSKRANRLDSERHSVSEGEDSQNPTTTEAEPQRSRGRPPTTGQYVGLAAAQRALNAAKREALELEAEMDLASQAKVARELRVRARRLSESSSAAEDHNRSATDLSKSVAAQVAIIKDVAAKSGNLKGTYVKALKDAAKEIAEAFEQLSERTTSDETRQLQAANNRLQAEMADLREELAKLRKEVEGKNRRESPPRETLSPVLMDTEMPEVTQTRPPSPPPEANSPRASQSATYPAPDSQNEEFMRAVSLQVGAIVSARLAGLEAEGRLLPAKQLRPALAADKKNQAAQSTASSAVKPTAGSKGPKIIDATKKPQSTPVTGGRKKTAKAAKKNKSGAGIQPEKETPAARALPPAPTSMKEGWNVVAGKGRKKKGATSSQPTGKAKASKLKPPRSAAVVLTLQPGAAERGVTYKEVMSEARNKVQLKDLDISGGLRFRRAATGACILEIPGASSGEKADKLADAIKQQIGEDNVRVSRPSKSAEIRVTGLDESVTTEEVVAAVARTGGCTPDSIKIGEIRQSFSGLGAVWVQCPVGAAQKVVSGGRLLVGWVSAQVKLLEKRPLRCYRCFRNGHVSAQCQNATDRSQSCFQCGKDGHKAAQCSAPAHCAECAAAGKPSEHRISSKACTAPKYKNKKTTKAAEVPRVPSQPVPPQATEQAVTEEDSTEMVVG, from the coding sequence ATGAAGAAGCAGGAGAATGCAGGTATCTTGAGGCTGAGGGGAGGCAACCCGCCCCCTACGCCGAAAGACTACAAAAAAGGCGATAAACCCAAAATATTGGGTAAAAAGGTAGGAAAGCGCGCCCGGAAGACACTCGACACTGGCGAAGGCGCtgaaaaaatggcggaaagcCTTGCAGACGCGCTCGCAGGGTCAGATGAGAGCGCCCAGTCAGACTGCACCTTGGTATCGGTCAGGTCGAGATCGAGATCGAGATCGAGATCCAACTCGGTCTCCTCCGCAGATTCTGGCACACGCCGGCTGTGGGCCCGGAACAGATCCAAAAGGGCGAACAGGTTGGATTCCGAACGCCACTCAGTCTCGGAAGGAGAAGATTCCCAGAATCCAACGACGACGGAAGCTGAGCCCCAGCGTTCGCGAGGGCGCCCGCCGACGACGGGGCAATACGTCGGCTTAGCGGCGGCACAAAGAGCCCTCAACGCTGCGAAGCGTGAGGCCCTAGAACTTGAGGCGGAGATGGACCTAGCGAGCCAGGCGAAAGTGGCCAGGGAGCTACGGGTGCGCGCCCGTCGACTCTCAGAGTCGTCTTCGGCAGCTGAAGACCACAATAGGTCTGCGACAGACCTCAGCAAGTCTGTCGCGGCCCAGGTGGCAATAATTAAGGACGTAGCTGCGAAGTCCGGCAACCTGAAAGGGACCTACGTCAAAGCTCTCAAGGATGCAGCAAAGGAAATCGCAGAGGCTTTTGAACAACTGAGTGAGCGCACAACGTCGGACGAGACCCGCCAATTACAGGCGGCAAATAACCGCCTGCAAGCCGAAATGGCTGACCTCCGAGAGGAGCTGGCGAAGTTGAGGAAAGAGGTGGAGGGAAAAAATCGGAGAGAGAGTCCTCCGCGTGAGACTCTGTCCCCCGTACTCATGGATACGGAAATGCCGGAGGTGACGCAAACGAGACCTCCCTCACCTCCCCCAGAGGCGAACTCACCGCGTGCGAGTCAATCTGCGACTTATCCCGCACCAGACTCCCAAAACGAGGAGTTCATGAGGGCAGTGTCTCTCCAGGTGGGTGCGATCGTAAGCGCACGACTCGCAGGCCTAGAAGCCGAGGGTCGGCTGCTGCCTGCCAAACAACTACGGCCGGCATTGGCAGCGGACAAGAAGAACCAAGCCGCACAGTCGACAGCTTCTTCCGCGGTGAAACCGACTGCCGGTTCTAAAGGGCCCAAAATCATCGATGCCACCAAAAAGCCGCAGTCCACTCCAGTTACTGGAGGTAGGAAGAAGACCGCCAAGGCGGCTAAAAAGAACAAGAGTGGGGCTGGGATCCAGCCAGAAAAAGAGACGCCGGCCGCCCGCGCGCTACCTCCTGCGCCCACTTCCATGAAAGAGGGCTGGAACGTGGTGGCGGGCAAGGGGAGGAAAAAGAAGGGAGCTACCTCATCGCAGCCGACGGGAAAAGCGAAAGCTTCAAAGCTTAAACCCCCACGGTCAGCAGCCGTAGTACTGACCTTGCAACCGGGAGCGGCGGAAAGAGGCGTCACCTACAAAGAGGTGATGTCAGAGGCGAGGAACAAGGTCCAGCTGAAGGATCTGGATATCTCTGGTGGCCTGCGCTTTCGGCGAGCAGCCACTGGTGCCTGCATCCTGGAAATTCCCGGTGCATCTAGTGGAGAGAAAGCCGATAAGCTGGCAGATGCTATAAAGCAGCAAATTGGCGAGGACAACGTGCGTGTATCCAGGCCTTCTAAGAGTGCTGAGATCCGCGTCACAGGCCTGGACGAATCCGTCACCACGGAGGAGGTAGTTGCTGCCGTAGCGCGCACCGGAGGCTGTACCCCCGATTCGATAAAAATCGGGGAAATACGGCAGAGTTTCTCGGGACTCGGTGCTGTATGGGTGCAGTGCCCTGTTGGAGCTGCGCAAAAGGTAGTGTCCGGGGGCCGCCTTCTAGTCGGCTGGGTCTCCGCCCAGGTAAAACTACTGGAGAAAAGACCGCTGCGATGCTACAGGTGCTTCAGGAACGGGCATGTTAGCGCGCAGTGTCAAAATGCTACTGACCGATCCCAAAGCTGCTTCCAGTGTGGGAAGGACGGTCACAAGGCGGCCCAGTGCAGTGCCCCTGCGCACTGCGCTGAATGCGCAGCAGCTGGTAAGCCGTCAGAGCATCGGATCAGTAGCAAGGCGTGCACTGCGCCCAAGTACAAAAATAAGAAGACGACAAAAGCTGCCGAAGTCCCCCGGGTCCCCTCGCAGCCGGTCCCACCACAAGCTACCGAACAGGCTGTGACAGAGGAGGATTCAACTGAAATGGTCGTGGGATAA